In Hymenobacter volaticus, the genomic window CTTACATCCGCGACTAGTATTCAGATGCGGAGACGCACCCGGCTTCGGCCGTTGATGACTTAGCAATTACCTCATGTCGAAGATTCCATATACGGGTAAAACCCCCGGCGCCCGTCAGCCTCAACAGCAAGTTGCGGCCGATCCGCTGCAACCCATTGAAAGCTATAACCCGAGCATCCGCTGCTAGAGGACCCAGATGCTCTGGCTACTCGGCTAGTAGAAACGGAGGATTTCTTGCGTCGTAAGAAAGGCATCCTGCTCGGCTTGCTCGCAGTGTTGGTACTAGCAGTGGTAGGAGCATTTGCCTTTTTCACTTGGCGTAGTTCGCAAGACACCAAGGCCCAGGCGGCCATGTTCCAAGCCGTGAATTACTGGGAAGCTGATTCGCTGAAGAAGGCAATGAAAGGCGACGGCCAGTATGTTGGGCTGGAATCTATTGCTAATGAGTATGGTGGCACTAAAGCAGGCAACCTAGCCAATTTCTATGCGGGTGTGGCTGCGCTCAAGCAAGGCCAGTATAAAGCGGCGGCTGATTACCTAGAGGATTTCTCGTCGGACGACTTGCTGCTTCAAGCGCGGGCTTATGCTTTGCTAGGCGATGCTAACCTGGAGCAGAACAAGTACAAAGAGGCGGCTGACTTCTATGAAAAGGCTGCCAACCACAATGCTAGTGAGCAGTTCACTCCCGGTTACTTGATGAAGCAAGCTACCGCACTTGAGCTAGCCAAAAACTACGAAGGAGCAGCCAAAGCTTATGACCGGATCCTGACGGACTATCCTAATTCATTTGAGGTAGCCGAGGCGCGTCAATACAAGGCCCGCGCCGAAGGTCTTACCGCTAGCAAGTAGCTTAGCTTCTATTGAAAGCAGAAAGCAGAAAAGGACGGCCCTCAGGCCGTCCTTTTCTCTTATACACCAAATGATCCAAGAAGCAGCTATAGTGTCCTTATCGGTAGCAAGAGTACCTTTGGCGGCAAGAACTCAAGCAACAAATCCTACTATGGCAACATCGCTGAAAAACCTAAGCGAGTATACTTCCGACCAGTTCATTGATATTTCCGAGAAGCGCTTCGGCTTAGTGGTAGCCGAGTGGAATCGGGAAATAACCGATACACTAGCCAAAGGTGCGTACGACACGCTCATTAAGCACGGGGCCAAAGAAGAGAACATCTTCCGCAATACAGTGCCCGGGAGCTTTGAGCTAACGCTAGGAGCGCAGTTGCTAGCCCAACACGAAGAGATAGACGCTGTCATTTGCCTGGGCGTAGTGATAAAAGGCGAGACCAAGCACGACGATTATATCTGCCACGCAGTAGCGAATGGCATCACCAACGTGGGACTCAAGTTCAACAAGCCAGTTATCTTTGGTCTAGTAACCACAAACACGCTAGAGCAGGCGTGGGACCGGGCCGGAGGCAAGCACGGAAATAAAGGAGTGGAGGGCGCAGTAGCCGCCATTCATATGCTTGGCTTTTAGACTTATCCGAACGGTTGGCAATGTTAAGCTTCCGTAATATATTACAGTACTTATCAGACAAAAGCGTAGCTTTGCGCCCGAAAATAGCCAGGTCTAAAAGCTTGGTTAGGATGAAAGCCAGATATGGCATAAAATTCGGGTAAACTAAATTGCCTGTATTGCTGTTCAGGCCACATCCAGGAATCTAGTCGGTTCTGCCGGCAGCCTCTTCATTGTCCAATCCTAGTTTACTTTTTCTTACCCGACATGAGTGACGAAACTATGCGCTATTCCAGGGAGGATTTGGCCGAATTCGAGCAAATCATCCAGGAAAAGCTGACCGCCGCCCGCAAAGAGGTTGTCTTTATTAAAGAAACCTTGAGCCGCAAAAATGATTCAGGTACCGACAATACGGCTTCGTCGTCGAAGGTACTCGAGGATGGAGCAGACACTGCTGAGAAGGAGAGTTTGAACCAGTTGGCCTCGCGTCAGATGAAGTTCATCCAACAGCTTGAGAACGCACTGGTGCGTATCAAAAACAGTACCTATGGCGTGTGCATTGGTACCGGCAAGCTGATTCCGAAAGAGCGTCTGCGTGCTGTTCCTCACACCCAGCACTCAATCGAAGCTAAGATGGCTCGTCGCGACTAACGACAAACTGCCACTACACGATGCCCGGACTACCGGCCGGCTTCTCCATGCGTGGAGGACGGGCTGCTAGTCCGGGCACTGTTTTCAGCGGTCTTTCGTTAGCCGCGAATAAGCCGTAACTTATAGTATTCACAAATTCTCATTCGTACCGTAGCGATACGGAACACATACTTGCAACCATGGGCAAGAAACATAACTCCGGCGATACCCCTAACCGCCGTGGTCGCACTGAGCGGCCATCTTCCGGCAACACCGGCTCCGGTTTTTATCAGAAATTCAGTACGCCTCGTCCCGGTGCTGACCGGCCGGGCCGTGGAGATGCGCCACGTTTTGGCGGTGCCAATGACCGCGAGCGGTCTGGTGGCAACCCACGCTTTGGTGACAGCAACCGTGACAGTGGTTCCGCGCCTCGCTCTAATTTTGGCCGTAGCACTGGCGACCGGCCTGGTGGGTTTGGTGGTCCTAAGAAGTTCGGTACTGGCACTGGAGGTTTCGGTAAGCCTGCCAGCGGTAGCTTCAACCGTGGTGGCGAAAGCAACTCGGGTGGTGGCTATAAAGGCCGCGAAAGCAACAGTGGGAGCCGGCCCTACGGCAACCGGCAGGAGGGTGGATCAGGCCGGTCATTCGACCGCAGTGCACCACGCCGCGACGATGACCGGCGGCCAGGTGGCTATGGTGGTGGTACACGCAACAATGAGGAGCGCCCAGCCCGACCGTTTGAGCCAAAGAAGACTTGGAACGGGCAGCCTTATCGGCGAGAAGGCGATATTGCTGTACCCCGCGGAAATCCGGGTGAGCGGAACCGTAAGTTTGTTAAGACGGATCCTAATCTGAAAGACAAACCAACGCCTGCTGCCCCACGCGAGTCAGATTTCAACCGAGAGCCACGCCCCGCCGAAGAACTTGGTCCAGACCGTGCTATTCGGCTTGCTCGACCATTTGATTTCCGAGGCCGTCCAGATGAATTTGGTGAGGAAAAAGAGCAGCGCCCAGCCCGCCGCGAAAGCAGCGAAGAGCGCCCCCGTGGCAACTACAATGAGCGGCGCGAAGGCGGCTTTGGTAGCAGCACCGGGGAGCGGCGCAGCTTCGGCAACCGTAGCACCGGCGAGCAGCGCGAAGGTGGCTTCGGTGCTAGTCGTGCTTTCGGTGGTCCGCAGGAGCGAGGCTACGGTAACCGGCCCGACAGCCAAGGTTCCAGTGAGTCGCGTTCGGCCCGTCCATATGGTGAGCGGAGCGACCGCCCGGCTCGGCCTTTCGGGGAGCGTGCCGAACGCCCCGAGCGTACCTTGCGTCCTGACAATCGTCCGGGGCGTGATGCCTCAACTCCCAACCGTGCCGATAAGATGAAGCGCGGTGACGTAGCCGGGCAAGCGCCCGATTACAAGAACCTGAAGCACTACGAGCAAGACAAAACCAGAGGCAACAAACGTCGCCGCGAGGAAGAGGATACGGCAAATGGGGAGGTGCGTTTGAACCGCTACATTGCCAATGCTGGTATTTGCTCGCGTCGTGATGCCGATGCTCTAATTGCAGCCGGCGAAATCAAGGTAAATGGACAGGTAGTAACCGAGATGGGTTACAAGGTGCAACCCACGGATACCGTGCAGTACGGCAAAACCAACCTCAACCGAGAGAAATTGGTGTACGTGTTGCTCAACAAGCCGAAAGATTTCATCACCACTACCGACGATCCGGAAGGACGCCGTACCGTGATGGAACTGGTGAAGGAAGCTTCGAAAGAGCGCATCTTCCCAGTTGGTCGCCTTGACCGCAACACCACCGGGCTGTTGCTTTTCACCAACGATGGCGAAGTAGCGCAGAAGTTGTCTCACCCTTCGCACCGCAACAAAAAGATCTACCAGGTAGAACTTAGCAAACCACTGACGGAAGAGCACCTCGGACAGATTGCAGCTGGTCTGGAACTGGAAGATGGCAAAGCGGAAGTAGACGACGTAGCAGTAGTAGCAGGCAACGCGCACTTCGTGGGCATTGAAATCCACATTGGTCGCAACCGTATTGTGCGGCGCATCTTCGAGCACTTAGGCTATGAAGTGGTTTCGCTGGACCGGGTGCAGTACGCTGGCCTTACCAAGAAGGACTTGCCACGCGGTAAATGGCGTTTCCTAAACGAGAAAGAAGTTATTCGCCTGAAATACTTCATGTAAGAAGTGACGGGTGAGGAGGTGGTAGCCATTAGGTTGAAAAGTATAGAAATAAAGTTGCCGAAGTATTTCCGCTCGGAACGCAACCTTGTCAGCTTAAATACTCTCTTCCACTTGACGGCTGATGGCAGTAACTAACTCTTACTCTGTCGCCTCCTCACTTGCCACCTATTCCCTTTTATACACTACTCGTGCGCACGCTTACCCTCGACATCGGCAATACGGCTGTGAAGTACGGCTGCTTTGAAGACGATGCGCTGATTGAAACAGCTGATTGTACGCTTGATGAGTTAACTGTCGCCATCCGGCGCCTCACACCCAAGCATGCCATTATATCGTCGGTAACTGCTACCACCTCTGAATGGGCAAGCCTGCTGAAGGCGGAATTGATGGGGGAGGTACTTGAATTCCGTCCGGCAACTACGCCATTACCATTGCAAAATGCCTACGCCACTCCACACACACTTGGGGCCGACAGGCTGGCAGCGGCGGTAGGTGCAGCTTGGCGCCGACCTAATCAAGATACGCTCATCGTGGACGCGGGTACGGCCATCAAGTGCGACTTGGTGGAGGGTGGGCACACGTTCCGGGGCGGTAGTATTGCACCCGGATTACAGCTGCGTTTTCGGGCGCTACATACGTTTACCGGGCGCTTGCCGTTGGTGGAACTGCCTTCTAACTTGGAAGCTCCTGTTCCTCTGACTGGCGACAACACTACAGCAGCCATCCAAAGTGGAGTGCTGAATGGAGCCGCTGCCGAAGTGAACGGACTGATCGACAGATACCGGGAGCAATTTCCGGAACTTGGGGTGGTATTGGCCGGCGGCGATGCTGGCTTTTTCCAACCCCGGTTGAAAGGCCTTATCTTTGCCATTCCGGAGCTTGTGTTGATAGGGCTCCACCGCATATTAGCTTACAATGTTGAACTCTAAATACGCTGGGCTGCTGGGACTAACGCTGTTGAGTCTCGGAGTTGCCACCCGCAGCCAAGGCCAACGGCTCGGCAATTCGCCATACTCTCGCTTAGGTTTAGGCGACACGTATTTTAATGCAGGTGGTGTCCGGCAAACGGGCATGGGAGGAACCGGCTTGGCCGCGCCCAACGGGGTGCAAGTTAACGACCTGAACCCGGCTTTGCTGTACTACATGAACCGCACTACGTGGGAGGTGGCCGTGAACAGCCAGTACAAAACGGTGCGCAACAATATTCAGTCGCAGAAGACGGGTAGCGCTACGCTCGGGTACTTTGCGCTAGCCGTGCCACTCTCTACGCGTTGGGGAGCCGCTATTGGCCTTAAGCCCTTCAGCTCCGTAGATTACGAATCGGTGCAAACGAGTGTGCTGAGTGATTTAAGCCAGACGCCGGTACAGTACCGCTACATGGGTCAGGGAGATTTGACGGAAGCGTACTTCGGACAAGGTATTCGGTTGGCAAAAGGCTTGTCGGCGGGGCTGACAGCTTCGTACATCTTCGGCAGTATCGATTTATCGACCGGAACGCAGGTGCAGGTAGCTAATCCCTTGACTGACACCCGAGCGGTACTGATCGACCATATCCACTACTCCGACTTCAAATTCCGGGGTGGCCTTCACTACCGCGGTAAGTTTAACGACAAGCTGAACTACAATGTAGGGAGCGTCTATGCTTTCCAAACCAACCTGAGTGGCGACCGACTGCAGACCCAAGAAACTCAGAACCCGGATGGCAGCCAATTAAGTGGTACCCGAGCTGATACTCTGGCTCAGCAAACAGGTTATGCTGTAGTGCCCGCGCTAGCACAATTTGGCATCAGCATCGACAACAACAAAAACTGGTCGATCAACGCGGACGTGGCGCAGCAGGAGTGGTCGAAATTCCGGTCGTTCAACCAGCAAGGTGGTACCGCTGCCGTGCCCTTGAGCAACACGTTTCGGGCGGCGTTGGGCGGGGAGTATGTTCCCGACCCTACTTCTGTTGATAATTATTTCAAACGCGTAACGTATCGGGTCGGTATTTCGATGGCTCAGATGCCTTACCGTCCTGCGGGCCAAACCCTCTACGACCGGGCTATCAGCTGGGGCTTCTCGCTGCCTGTATCGGCTTCGCCACTCGAAGCTACCACGGTTAGTTTAGGCTTCACCTATGGACAGCGCGGCAACACCGATGTGAACCGGGTGAGTGGTAGTGAAGAGCGAAACATCAAAGAAGACTACATCCGGGCACAGTTGGGAAT contains:
- a CDS encoding tetratricopeptide repeat protein produces the protein MRRKKGILLGLLAVLVLAVVGAFAFFTWRSSQDTKAQAAMFQAVNYWEADSLKKAMKGDGQYVGLESIANEYGGTKAGNLANFYAGVAALKQGQYKAAADYLEDFSSDDLLLQARAYALLGDANLEQNKYKEAADFYEKAANHNASEQFTPGYLMKQATALELAKNYEGAAKAYDRILTDYPNSFEVAEARQYKARAEGLTASK
- the ribH gene encoding 6,7-dimethyl-8-ribityllumazine synthase, yielding MATSLKNLSEYTSDQFIDISEKRFGLVVAEWNREITDTLAKGAYDTLIKHGAKEENIFRNTVPGSFELTLGAQLLAQHEEIDAVICLGVVIKGETKHDDYICHAVANGITNVGLKFNKPVIFGLVTTNTLEQAWDRAGGKHGNKGVEGAVAAIHMLGF
- a CDS encoding TraR/DksA family transcriptional regulator; protein product: MSDETMRYSREDLAEFEQIIQEKLTAARKEVVFIKETLSRKNDSGTDNTASSSKVLEDGADTAEKESLNQLASRQMKFIQQLENALVRIKNSTYGVCIGTGKLIPKERLRAVPHTQHSIEAKMARRD
- a CDS encoding pseudouridine synthase, translating into MGKKHNSGDTPNRRGRTERPSSGNTGSGFYQKFSTPRPGADRPGRGDAPRFGGANDRERSGGNPRFGDSNRDSGSAPRSNFGRSTGDRPGGFGGPKKFGTGTGGFGKPASGSFNRGGESNSGGGYKGRESNSGSRPYGNRQEGGSGRSFDRSAPRRDDDRRPGGYGGGTRNNEERPARPFEPKKTWNGQPYRREGDIAVPRGNPGERNRKFVKTDPNLKDKPTPAAPRESDFNREPRPAEELGPDRAIRLARPFDFRGRPDEFGEEKEQRPARRESSEERPRGNYNERREGGFGSSTGERRSFGNRSTGEQREGGFGASRAFGGPQERGYGNRPDSQGSSESRSARPYGERSDRPARPFGERAERPERTLRPDNRPGRDASTPNRADKMKRGDVAGQAPDYKNLKHYEQDKTRGNKRRREEEDTANGEVRLNRYIANAGICSRRDADALIAAGEIKVNGQVVTEMGYKVQPTDTVQYGKTNLNREKLVYVLLNKPKDFITTTDDPEGRRTVMELVKEASKERIFPVGRLDRNTTGLLLFTNDGEVAQKLSHPSHRNKKIYQVELSKPLTEEHLGQIAAGLELEDGKAEVDDVAVVAGNAHFVGIEIHIGRNRIVRRIFEHLGYEVVSLDRVQYAGLTKKDLPRGKWRFLNEKEVIRLKYFM
- a CDS encoding type III pantothenate kinase, which encodes MRTLTLDIGNTAVKYGCFEDDALIETADCTLDELTVAIRRLTPKHAIISSVTATTSEWASLLKAELMGEVLEFRPATTPLPLQNAYATPHTLGADRLAAAVGAAWRRPNQDTLIVDAGTAIKCDLVEGGHTFRGGSIAPGLQLRFRALHTFTGRLPLVELPSNLEAPVPLTGDNTTAAIQSGVLNGAAAEVNGLIDRYREQFPELGVVLAGGDAGFFQPRLKGLIFAIPELVLIGLHRILAYNVEL
- a CDS encoding OmpP1/FadL family transporter — protein: MLNSKYAGLLGLTLLSLGVATRSQGQRLGNSPYSRLGLGDTYFNAGGVRQTGMGGTGLAAPNGVQVNDLNPALLYYMNRTTWEVAVNSQYKTVRNNIQSQKTGSATLGYFALAVPLSTRWGAAIGLKPFSSVDYESVQTSVLSDLSQTPVQYRYMGQGDLTEAYFGQGIRLAKGLSAGLTASYIFGSIDLSTGTQVQVANPLTDTRAVLIDHIHYSDFKFRGGLHYRGKFNDKLNYNVGSVYAFQTNLSGDRLQTQETQNPDGSQLSGTRADTLAQQTGYAVVPALAQFGISIDNNKNWSINADVAQQEWSKFRSFNQQGGTAAVPLSNTFRAALGGEYVPDPTSVDNYFKRVTYRVGISMAQMPYRPAGQTLYDRAISWGFSLPVSASPLEATTVSLGFTYGQRGNTDVNRVSGSEERNIKEDYIRAQLGISLNNRWFIKRRIE